In a genomic window of Passer domesticus isolate bPasDom1 chromosome 3, bPasDom1.hap1, whole genome shotgun sequence:
- the LOC135296652 gene encoding plasminogen-like isoform X3, whose protein sequence is MKQVYRANSDEECAEKCENEEKFACRAFLFTSKDQQCLTLTENTKTAMVFRRANAVLYEKRIYLLECKEGKGVDYRGTEAKTQKGVKCQKWADNAPHKPNYTPEKYPKAGLEENYCRNPDADEKGPWCYTTDPDTRFDYCSIPECEVECMHCSGENYHGVVATTTSGLECQRWDSQEPHSHGYLPENFPEKDLKNNYCRNPDGEPRPWCFTTSPTKRWEYCDIPRCTTPPPPPAPGRQCLSGRGEDYRGTISVTESGNTCQHWSSQSPHRHARTPENYPCQGLDENYCRNPDGEKRPWCYTTNTSARWEYCNIPSCDSTKPEAPAVDVPEQAEVTEECYQGNGVTYRGTASFTRSGKKCQAWSSMSPHRHNKTAQNFPNAGLSQNYCRNPDADSRPWCYTTDPSVRWEYCDLKKCDDQGPQTVPKPPQTTPETNPECIVENGIDYRGTVAKTARGRTCQEWSSQKPHSHDYFTPTTHPRAGLEKNYCRNPDGDVNGPWCYTTDPRKAWEYCDIPKCPPPQYECGKSKFRPKLCAQRIVAGCVSHPHSWPWQISLRTSYGLHFCGGTLIDPQWVLTAAHCLEKSSRPAAYKVYLGLHKEAATEPSVQIRDVEKLIKEPRRADIALLKLSRPAVINNHVIPVCLPKENYVLGGREECYVTGWGDTKGTSGRGYLKETGFPVIENKICNRPEFLNGRVKKHELCAGNIHGGTDTCQGDSGGPLVCLDQDKFVQHGVTSWGLGCAQPMKPGVYVRVSNYITWIKSVMENN, encoded by the exons TTTATCTTCTAGAATGCAAGGAGGGAAAAGGAGTGGATTACAGAGGAACAGAAGCCAAAACTCAGAAGGGTGTGAAATGCCAAAAGTGGGCTGATAATGCCCCACATAAACCAAA TTACACACCTGAAAAATATCCCAAAGCAGGACTGGAGGAAAACTACTGCAGAAATCCTGATGCGGATGAAAAGGGACCCTGGTGTTACACAACAGATCCTGATACCAGATTTGACTACTGTAGCATCCCTGAGTGTGAAG TAGAGTGCATGCACTGCAGTGGAGAAAACTACCATGGAGTAGTTGCAACAACAACGTCTGGGCTTGAGTGCCAGCGCTGGGACTCCCAGGAACCTCACTCCCatggatacctcccagaaaa TTTTCCAGAGAAGGATCTGAAGAATAATTATTGTCGTAATCCTGATGGAGAACCTCGGCCCTGGTGTTTCACTACCAGTCCAACTAAACGCTGGGAATATTGTGACATTCCTCGTTGCA CAACACCCCCACCACCTCCTGCACCAGGACGGCAGTGTCTCTCAGGAAGAGGAGAAGACTATCGAGGCACAATATCTGTTACTGAGTCAGGAAATACCTGTCAGCACTGGAGCTCTCAGTCTCCCCACAGACACGCTCGCACTCCTGAAAACTATCCCTGCCA GGGCCTAGATGAAAACTACTGCAGAAATCCTGATGGTGAGAAGAGGCCATGGTGTTACACCACCAACACAAGTGCCCGGTGGGAATATTGCAACATCCCCTCCTGTGATAGTACCAAGCCAGAGGCCCCTG CTGTTGATGTGCCTGAGCAGGCTGAAGTCACTGAGGAGTGCTATCAGGGCAATGGGGTGACTTACCGTGGCACAGCTTCTTTCACTCGCTCGGGAAAGAAGTGCCAAGCCTGGAGCTCCATGTCGCCTCACCGGCACAACAAAACAGCACAGAACTTCCCAAACGC GGGCCTGAGCCAAAATTACTGCAGAAACCCGGATGCCGACAGCCGTCCATGGTGCTACACCACCGACCCCAGCGTGAGGTGGGAGTATTGTGACCTGAAGAAGTGTGATGACCAGGGACCACAGACTGTACCTAAGCCTCCTCAGACAACACCAGAAACAAACCCTG AGTGCATTGTTGAAAATGGTATAGACTACCGTGGCACAGTGGCAAAAACTGCAAGGGGCAGGACTTGTCAAGAGTGGAGTTCTCAGAAACCTCACAGCCATGACTATTTCACTCCCACAACTCATCCAAGAGCAGgcctggaaaaaaat TATTGCAGGAATCCTGATGGAGATGTGAATGGACCTTGGTGCTATACAACAGACCCGAGAAAAGCCTGGGAGTACTGTGACATTCCCAAGTGCC CTCCTCCTCAGTATGAATGTGGGAAATCCAAGTTCAGACCAAAACTGTGTGCTCAAAGGATTGTCGCAGGGTGTGTTTCACATCCACACTCCTGGCCCTGGCAGATCAGCCTCCGTACCAG TTATGGATTGCATTTCTGTGGGGGAACTCTGATAGATCCTCAATGGGTTCTTACTGCTGCCCACTGCTTAGAAAA GTCCTCACGACCAGCTGCATATAAAGTATACCTCGGATTACACAAAGAAGCAGCAACAGAGCCATCAGTACAAATTCGTGATGTAGAGAAGTTGATCAAGGAGCCACGCAGAGCAGATATTGCTCTGCTCAAACTGAGCAG ACCAGCTGTCATTAATAATCATGTAATCCCAGTTTGTTTACCAAAAGAAAACTATGTGTTAGGAGGAAGAGAGGAGTGCTATGTGACAGGCTGGGGAGACACAAAAG gTACTTCTGGTCGGGGCTACTTAAAGGAAACTGGCTTTCCTGTAATCGAGAATAAAATATGCAACCGCCCTGAATTTTTGAATGGTAGAGTTAAAAAGCACGAACTCTGTGCTGGGAATATTCATGGTGGCACAGATACTTGCCAG GGGGACAGTGGAGGACCTCTAGTCTGTCTGGACCAAGATAAATTTGTCCAACATGGAGTCACCTCTTGGGGccttggctgtgcccagcccatgAAACCTGGTGTTTATGTTCGAGTCTCCAACTATATTACTTGGATTAAGAGTGTGATGGAAAACAACTGA